The Oncorhynchus tshawytscha isolate Ot180627B linkage group LG08, Otsh_v2.0, whole genome shotgun sequence genome window below encodes:
- the LOC112256130 gene encoding protocadherin alpha-C2-like isoform X4: MHRERRVFSAVFVFCALWGSALSVTRYSIPEEMERGSVVANLAADLGLELAGLAHREVKLDIFHSKKFLDVIKKTGELYIVEKIDREYLCTTKTTDCFLKLDVIIESPLRIFNIELGITDINDNAPHFRRDRIELDVSESATAGEKFSLPNAVDPDVGINTVKTYQLSASEHFTIEIQTGSDGTKYVDLVLTKALDREEHAVHNLILTAVDGGIPSQSGTANIVVRVLDTNDNAPRFDRSVYSVNVTENSAIGTLVMKLNATDLDEGSNADIKYSFTLYTSEKTQYVFALNPNTGEITVKGTIDYEDMKFYEMHVEAKDKGQHPLLGQCKIVVGVTDTNDNYPEITVKSYKSTVNENIPVGTVIAIVGISDRDTGDNGKMNLSINQQVPFVLHKSSDFLYELIVSETLDREKVPEYDITLFVTDGGRPSLSDNETITLHLLDVNDNAPLFPQSFYTIPVMENNAPGALLSSLTAFDPDLHENQYLVYFIIEKEIVNTSISMLFSINPENGNLYALKTFDYEIEKEFFFHIEARDSGVPPLSSNVTVHIIIVDQNDNTPVIVSPWRVHGSVVEEKIPRSTDKGSLVSKVIAIDTDSVQNSRITYQFLQVTDATLFSLDQYNGDIRTMRMFSYRDPRHQRLVVIAKDNGEPALSATVTIKLSTAETAVKAYSDMTEVPLEYDIFSELNLYLVIGLGSVSFLLLITILVTCVLKCQKPMPSKAAPPSRNSVISERNSTIADSTLVSNDAYWYSMFLAETRKGKLVVRQPVPKAGSRYIVSSLPRSTGLTETSDSAASTLQGSTTTGSGSSSS, from the coding sequence ATGCATCGGGAGAGAAGGGTTTTCTCGGCTGTCTTTGTGTTCTGCGCGTTATGGGGCAGCGCTTTGTCTGTGACGCGGTATTCCATACccgaagagatggagagaggttcTGTAGTGGCCAATTTAGCCGCAGATTTGGGACTGGAACTTGCAGGTCTGGCTCATCGCGAGGTAAAACTTGATATTTTCCATAGCAAGAAGTTCTTGGACGTGATCAAAAAGACAGGTGAGCTGTATATTGTAGAGAAAATAGACAGGGAGTATCTTTGTACTACCAAGACTACCgactgttttttaaaattggaCGTTATCATTGAAAGCCCTTTACGCATATTTAACATAGAATTGGGAATAACAGATATTAATGATAACGCACCTCATTTTCGCAGGGACAGAATAGAGCTTGATGTTTCCGAATCAGCTACAGCAGGAGAGAAATTCTCCCTTCCTAATGCAGTGGACCCGGATGTTGGTATAAATACAGTCAAAACCTACCAGCTCAGTGCTAGCGAGCATTTTACCATAGAAATCCAGACTGGGAGTGATGGTACTAAATATGTTGACCTGGTCTTGACAAAGGCTTTAGACCGGGAAGAGCACGCCGTTCATAACTTAATACTCACGGCTGTAGATGGCGGGATCCCATCGCAATCTGGTACAGCTAATATCGTTGTTAGAGTGCTGGATACAAACGATAACGCCCCTAGATTCGACCGTTCGGTTTATTCCGTTAATGTGACAGAAAACTCCGCGATTGGAACGCTAGTAATGAAGCTAAACGCCACAGATTTAGATGAAGGGTCAAATGCAGACATCAAGTATTCATTCACACTTTACACGTCAGAGAAAACACAATACGTATTTGCACTGAATCCAAACACAGGGGAGATAACAGTGAAAGGAACGATTGATTATGAAGATATGAAGTTTTACGAGATGCATGTTGAGGCTAAGGACAAAGGACAGCATCCCCTATTGGGTCAATGTAAAATTGTAGTTGGCGTTACAGATACAAACGACAACTATCCAGAGATAACCGTTAAATCATATAAGAGTACAGTTAATGAGAACATTCCAGTTGGGACAGTCATAGCAATCGTAGGTATAAGCGACAGGGACACAGGTGACAATGGCAAAATGAACCTATCTATAAACCAACAGGTGCCATTTGTTTTGCACAAGTCGTCTGACTTCCTTTACGAGCTCATTGTCTCGGAAACATTAGATCGTGAGAAAGTTCCAGAATATGATATCACGCTCTTTGTGACGGACGGAGGAAGGCCCTCCTTGTCTGATAATGAAACGATAACTTTACATCTGTTGGACGTCAATGACAACGCGCCACTCTTCCCCCAGTCGTTCTACACTATTCCCGTTATGGAGAATAACGCGCCTGGGGCCTTGCTAAGTTCCCTCACTGCGTTTGATCCAGACCTCCATGAAAACCAGTATCTAGTTTATTTCATCATAGAGAAGGAGATAGTGAACACCTCCATTTCCATGCTGTTTTCCATCAATCCGGAGAACGGTAATCTTTACGCACTAAAGACGTTTGACTATGAGATAGAGAAAGAGTTCTTTTTCCACATTGAGGCCAGAGACTCCGGTGTTCCTCCGCTCAGCAGTAATGTGACTGTCCACATCATTATTGTTGATCAGAACGACAACACCCCGGTCATAGTCTCTCCGTGGCGCGTGCACGGCTCCGTGGTTGAGGAAAAGATTCCCAGATCCACCGATAAAGGATCCCTGGTCTCCAAGGTGATAGCCATAGACACGGACTCGGTCCAGAACTCTCGGATTACATACCAGTTTCTACAGGTTACTGACGCCACCTTATTCAGTCTGGACCAATACAATGGAGATATCCGGACCATGAGAATGTTCAGTTACAGAGATCCGCGTCATCAACGGCTGGTTGTCATCGCCAAGGACAACGGGGAACCTGCTCTGTCTGCTACAGTTACCATCAAGCTGTCAACAGCGGAGACTGCCGTTAAAGCCTACTCTGACATGACTGAAGTACCTCTAGAATATGACATATTTTCAGAATTAAACCTGTATTTGGTGATCGGCTTGGGCTCGGTGTCCTTTCTGTTATTGATCACCATATTGGTCACCTGTGTGCTGAAGTGTCAGAAACCGATGCCCAGCAAAGCGGCTCCTCCCAGTAGGAACAGCGTGATCAGCGAGAGGAACTCGACCATCGCAGATTCCACTCTGGTCTCCAACGATGCCTACTGGTACAGTATGTTTCTAGCAGAGACCAGGAAAGGAAAGCTGGTAGTCAGACAGCCTGTGCCAAAGGCGGGCTCCAGATACATCGTGTCCAGTTTACCAAGGAGCACCGGCCTGACAGAGACCAGCGACTCAGCAGCCTCTACCTTGCAG